The nucleotide window AAGAGTCGCACGCTGTCGCCCTGCGTGATCTGCGGCGTGATGCGCAGGGTGATGCCCACGTCGCGTCGATCGATCTGACTGAAGGTGTTGGCGAGGTTCGTCTCGTTCGTCGAGCGGCTGCTCACGAACGGAACGTTCTGGCCGACGACGATCTCGGCTTCTTCGTTGTCCGACGTGAGGATGTTCGGCGAGGAGAGGACGTTGATGTCGGAGTTGCCTTCGAGGGCTGAGATCATCGCGATGCCGGCGGGGACTTCGGTCCCGTCGGGGAGCTGGATGACCTGCTGGCTCACGAGTGCGCCGAGGAGTCCGGGCACGGCGCCGAGCGCGGCCGTATTGCCGGTCGTGAGGGCGGAACTCAGCGCGCCGATGTTCTTGAAGTTCGTCTGACCGAGCAGGACTCCGTTGCCGTCGCCGACTGACGTGCCGCCCTGTAGCTCGATGCCGAGTTCACGGGCTTTGTTGAGCGAGATCTCGAAGATGATCGCCTCGACGAGCACCTGCGGTCGCGCCACGTCGAGCTGCTGGATCACGCCGCGCAGCGTGTCGTAGTCCTGCGGTGCCGCCGCGATGACGAGCGAGTTGGTCGCCGGGTCGGCAGTGACCCGTACATCGCCCTCCAGCTCGAACGGTCCGCCGCCAGTGCCCGCGCTGCTCGCGCCCTGGCCGCGCCCGCCTGCGGACGGAGGCGTACGGCCTCCGAGTCCGCCGAGACTGCCGGCGTTGCGGCCGCCGATTGTGCTGCGACCGAACGGCTGTGAGCTCGAGTCGTTGCCGAACCGCCCGCCGCCCTGAGTGACCGAACGGCCGGGAAGGGACTGACGCACCGGAGTGTTCACCGAAATGCCGAGCAGGTCGGCCAGGACCTGAACGAGCTCGGACGCATCTGCGTGGCGAAGCGCGTAGACCTGAATCCGGCCGGAGCCGCGCGGAAGCGGTACGTCCAGCTTGTCGATCAACGCGCGCACCTGCCGGATCTGGAAGGGGCTGCCGATCACGACAATCGAGTTCGATCGCTCTTCGGGGACGATCTTCAATGCGGCTTTCTTCCCCGCGGTCGAGGACCTGCGATTTCCGGAGGCGACGTTGGTCACGGCCGACGTTCCGCTGCGGCGCGGTTTCGTCGTGGCCACGTCCTCCTCGACGGCGTCGAGCAGGATGCTCGCTAGCTCACCGGAGAATGCGTAGTGCAACGGAATGACTTCGACCGTGCGCTCCTGCCCGGGGACGTCGAGCTGCTGGATGATGTTCATGAGCCGGGAGATGTTCGACCCGGTGTCGATGACGATGAGCGAGTTGGTGGGCGCGTACGCGCTGATCAGCCCTTCGCGCGAGACGAGGGGCTGAAGGAGGGCCGCAGCTGCGTCGGCCGCGATGTGGAGGAGCGGAACGATCTGCGTGACGAAGATGTCGTTGCCCTCGCCGTCGTCGGCCAGAGGCAGGTGGGTCGCTTTCGCGTCCTTGATCGGGATGATCTTGGTTATGGGCCCGGAGGCGACGAGCGTGAAGCCCTTCACCTGCAGGACGGATTGGAAGACCTGATAGGCCTCCTTCACCGTGATCTCCTTGGGGGACACCACCGAGACCCGCCCCTGGACCTTCTCGTCCATGAGGAAGTTCCGCCCGGTGATCTCACTGATGAACTTCACGAGCGTGGGCAGCTCGACGTCCTGGAAGTCCATCAGGACGAGCTCGTCGGGCCCGAGCGCATGAGGAGCGCCGTCGCCGGGCGAGGCCGCATCGGCCTGCGCCGCAGAGACGGTCGGCAGGAGGCCGGAGAGTAGAACCGCCAGGACGGCAACTACCGAATTTCGTACGAAAGCGTCCGTGGCTCCCCCCCCCTCAACACATCGACGGTAAGTCGATTCTCCCCCTTCAACTCCCCGAACAAGCCCATGGCCCGCGTCGGGTCCGTTAGCTCCGTACCATTGATGCGTTGTACCACATCGTTGTTGCGAAGCCCGAGTTGCTGAAACAGGCTGCCGCGACGGATCGCAAAGACCCGGAAGCCCTGGGTGTTGCCGTCCTTCATGCTCGGCACCGCGCGCATCTGGGTGAAGAGCGTCGAGAGATTGTCGAGCTGGTGGTCGACCTCGGCCCGCCCGATCATGAACCGGTCGTCTCCGAGCTTCCGCACCTTGGACTCGGCGGCCTTCTTCGAGGCGGACGATCCCGCCCGGGTGCGGGTCTTGTTGGCCGAGGCACTGACGCCCAGGTCCGGCGGGACGGTGAGAACCTCTTCCTTCGCTCCCCGTTGGAGCACGATCCGCCGCCAGCCGACCTCGACGACTTCGGCGCCGTCCAGCCCGTCGCCGAGGCGGACCAGCTTCTGCTCCTTGGCCTTTTGGTCTTCGACGATCCCGAAGCGGAAGTCGCCGGCACCACCGGTTCCGAGCAGCTTCAGGTCGGCGGGGCCCGCCTGGGCCTGGGTGGTGCGCCGACGGTTGGGCTCCTCGTCCCGGACGGCCGCGAAGAGGTCTCTGCGGGCGATCGGGAGATACGCCGACAGTGGATCTGTCTTCGCCTCGCGCGTAGGCGCCGAGGCGGAAGCGCCGCGCTCTATCCCGGCGCGACTCAGGCGCCCCCGTACCACGCTGGAAATCGCAGTCGCGACGAACAGGGCCGCCAGCCCGAGAAGGAGCAGACGGCCAGCGACCCAGTAGGGCCGAGCGATCCGCGTGATCACGTCCGTACCATGAACTATCCGATTCTCGCAGACCTGCAAGTAATCGGCTCGTATCACCGCGGGGCGGGACTTCTGGGGGAGGCTCGCGTTGACGGGGCACGGATTGGACGGTTACTGTGGGCTGATACCCGCGGGCCTGATGGTGAGGATGCCCGCTCGAGCCGAGTCCCCGTGAGCGAAGACGATCTGACCGCGACCCGGCGAGCCAAACTTGCGACCCTGCGCGCATCCGGCTTCGCGTACCCCAACGATTTCAGGCCCGAGAACCGTGCCGGCGAAATCCTGGCCACGCACGCGGATCACGACAGGGAGGCCCTCGAAGGCCTGGGCCGTGAGGTCGTGGTTGCGGGCCGGGTCATGGCCAAGCGGAGCTTCGGCAAGGCCGCCTTCGCGGTCATCGAGGACGAGACCGGTCGCGTCCAGGCGTACCTCAAGAAGGACAAGCTCGACGAGGAGACGTTCGCGCTCGTGAAGTCCCTCGATCTGGGTGACCGCATCGGCGTCCGGGGCACGGTCTTTCGGACCCGGACCGACGAGATCACGATCGCCGCCACTGAGATGCACCTTCTGGTGAAGTGCCTTCATCCGCTGCCCGAGAAGTGGCATGGCCTGACCGACGTCGAGATCCGCTACCGGCAGCGCTACCTCGACCTGCTGAACAACGCCGAGGTGCGCGAGTCGTTCCAGAAGCGCGCGAAGATCCTCTCGGGGATGCGCGACTTCCTGACAAAGCGCGACTACCTCGAAGTCGAGACCCCGATCCTGCAGGCCATCGCGGGCGGCGCCGCGGCCAAGCCCTTTCGCACACAGCACAACGCGTTGGATCTCTCGCTCCAGCTTCGGATCGCTCCGGAACTCTACCTGAAGCGACTCCTCGTCGGGGGCTTCGAGCGCGTCTTCGAGATCGGGCGAAACTTTCGGAACGAAGGGCTGTCGACGCGTCACAATCCCGAGTTCACGATGCTCGAGTTCTACCAGTCGTACGCGAGCGTCGACGATCTGTTGCCGCTCGTCGAAGAGATGATCGTCGGGCTGGCGGAATCGCTGCACGGTGGAACGAAGATCACGTACGGCGAGCAGGAGATCGATCTCGGCCAGCCGTGGAACCGTCTTTCGCTCGTCGGAGCCACCGCCGAGCGCGTGGGCTGTGCGCCCGAGGATCTTCGCTCCGACGCCAAGGCAGCCGAGATCGCGAAGAAGCACGGCGTCCAGCCGCCGCCCGGAGCCGGTGCCGGCAAGATTACGACGGAGCTCTTCGAGCACCTCTTCGAGCCGGAGCTCGTGCAGCCGACCTTCGTGATCGACTTTCCACGCGAGGTGTCGCCGCTCGCGCGTCCGCGCGACGGAGATCCGTTCCTGGTGGACCGGTTCGAGCTCTACGCCGCGGGTCGTGAGATGGCGAACGGGTTCTCCGAGCTCAACGACCCGGATGACCAGCGGGAACGGTTTGCAGCGCAGGTCGCCAGTCGCGCGCACGGCGACGAAGAAGCACACCCGATGGACGAGGACTACATCACGGCTCTAGAGTACGGCATGCCGCCCGCCGCCGGTTGCGGTGTCGGTATCGACCGGCTGGTCATGTTGCTCTGCAACCTCCCGTCGATTCGCGACGCGATCCTCTTCCCGCTTCTGAGGCCTCAATGAGGTCCTGGTGGGGCTCTTGGGAGCTCTCGGTCGGGATGCGCTACCTCCGCGCCCGGCGCCGCGAAGCCTTCGTTTCGCTCATCGCGCTGATCGCCGGGGCGGGCGTTGCCATCGGCGTGATGACCTTGTGCATCGTCCTCGCGGTCATGACGGGCTTCGAGGAGGATCTGCGCGAGCGAATCCTCGGTTTCAATCCGCAGATCGTCGTGTTGAGCCACGGCGGTACGTTGCGAAAAGCTGCCGAGGCCGAGCAGGCGGTTGCGGGAACGGTTGGCGTCGCGAAGGCGGCACCGTTCGTTTACGGCCAGGCGATGGTGAGCAGCGCTGATGCGGTCTCCGGCGCGGTCGTGCGAGGAGTCGAGCCTGCTCGGATCGACGACGTCGTCGAAGTGCGTCGTCACATCAAGCGCGGCTCGGCCGACGATCTCGGCAAGCCCATGCCGATCGAGCGATTCGTCGATGGCGAGTTGGAACGATTCAGCGTGCCGCAGGTGTTGCTCGGATTCGAACTCGCGAAGACTCTCGGTGTAGACGTCGGCGACTGGATCAACCTGATGTCGCCGCTCGGTACGCCATCCGCGGTCGGGATGGTTCCGCGGGTGAAGCGTTATGCCGTCGGTGGCGTGTTCGACTCCGGGATGTACGACTACGATTCGACGATCCTCTATATGGCGATCGGTGACGCGCAGCGCTTTTTCAAGATGGAAGACACTGTCAGCGGCATCGAGGTGCGCCTCGACGACCTGAACGCCGCGCGCGAGGTTTCAGGCCAGATCGAGGAGCGGCTCGGCTATCCGTACTACGCGCGCGACTGGATGGAGGTGAACCGAAACCTCTTCGTCGCCTTCAAGCTCGAGAAGTTCATCCAGTTCGTCGTCCTGCTTCTGATCGTCCTGGTGGCGGCGTTCAACATCGCCGCGACCCTGATCATGGTCGTCATGGAGCGGCGCAAGGACATCGCGATCCTGAAGTCCATGGGGGCGTCGAATCAGGCCGTCGGCCGGATCTTCATCTTTAAGGGCGCCCTGATCGGCGTGACGGGGACGCTCATCGGCATCCTCGGAGGACTCGGCGGGTCGCTCCTCTTGCGGCGCTACCAGTTCATCGAGTTGCCCAAGGACGTCTTCTACGTGAATACGGTTCCGGTCCGGCTCGAGCCCGAGAACTTCCTCCTGGTGGCGGGCGCCTCGATCCTGATCTGCATCCTCGCCACCATCTACCCGGCCAGGCAGGCGGCCCGCCTCGCACCCGTCGAAGTGATCCGCTACGAGTGAGGCCGGCAAGTGGGGTGGGGCAACGAGCGCACATCGAGGCCAGTGGAGTGGCCAAGGAATTCGTCGACGGACCGCGATCCGTGCGCGTGCTTTCCGAAATCAGCCTCTCGGTCGAGCGGGGTGAGACGGTCTCGATCGTCGGGGAATCCGGCGTGGGGAAGAGCACTCTCCTGCACATCCTGGGCGGGCTCGAGCGCCCGAGCAGCGGGGCCGTACGGGTCGGCGAAGTCGACCTGTCCGAGCAGAGCGAGAAGGAGCTCGCCCGCTTTCGGAACGAGTCGATCGGCTTCGTGTTCCAATTCCATCACCTCATGCCGGACTTCACCGCCCTCGAGAACGTCATGATGCCGAGTCTGATCGCCGGAGAGCATCCCAGGGAGGCGCGAGGGCCCGCCGAGGCCATTCTCGAGCGCGTCGGTCTGGCCGACCGCCTCGATCACCGCCCCGGGGAGCTGAGCGGAGGCGAACAGCAGCGTGTTGCCGTCGCACGAGCGGTCGTCCGTCACCCGGACCTCGTTCTGGCCGACGAGCCGACCGGCAATCTCGATCCGGACACGGCCAGCGACATCGAGCGGCTCCTCGTCGAATTGAACGGAGAAGTCGGAACCACTTGCGTGGTCGTCACTCACAGTGACCGGCTCGCCGGCGCCATGGATCGCCGGCTGCGCCTCACGCACGGTCACATCGAGACAGCATGAAGACGCGAAGGTCTCTCACGGTTCTGGGCGTGGTCCTCGTGCTCTGTCTCGGACTCCTGGCCTTCGCCGGCGAGGCGGCGGCGCAGGCGTTCCCGCGCGTCAAATCCATCACGATTGCGGACAACACCCGGGTTGATGAACACGCGATTCGCGTTCACATCGCATCCAAGGCCGGTGTGCCGATCAATCTCCCGCAGCTCGATGCGGACCTGCGCTCCGTCTACGGGATGGGCTTCTTCGACGACGTCCAGATCGAGGTCGAGCAGACACCGGGTGCGAATCAGGTCGACGTGATCTTCCGGGTCGTCGAGCGCCCGCTCATTCGCGACGTCACGATCAACGGCGACAGCGAGGTCAAGGAAGAGGAGCTCGAGGAAGCTCTCGGCGTCCGGGGTCGTACGATCTATGACCCCGAGAAGGTGCGCCGCGGCGTCGAGCAGGCGCGCGGGCTCTTCGAGAAGGAAGGCTACCTCGACGTCACGATCACGCCCGAGGTGCAGCCGACCGGCACCGGTGACGTCGATCTCGTCTACCAGATCGAGCAGGGCGAGGCGATTCGCGTCGGCGAGATCCTCTTCGAAGGCAACGAGAATTTCTCGGACCGCGAGCTGAAGGCGATCATGGCCACGAAAGAGGCTTGGTTCCTCTCGTGGATCTTCGATTCGGGCACGCTCAATCGTGAAGACCTGAAGACCGACATGGAGCGCGTCACCGCGTTCTACTTCGATCATGGGTACGTCAACGTGAAGCTGGGGAAGCCCGAGGTCACGCGTGACGGTAACGAACTCATCATTACGACGAAGGTCGAAGAGGGCGAGCCGTACGACTTCGGCGAGATCCGCTTCGCGGGCGACTATCAGGAAGACATTCTCACCGTCGAGAACCTCCAGAAGTCGATCGAGGCGCAGCAGGGAGACGTCTTCCGTTCGAGCCTCCTGCGCACTGACGTCGAGCGGCTCACCGACATCTACGGAGATCTCGGGTACGCGTTCACCAACGTCGAGCCCGAAACGCTGATTCGACCCGACGAAAAGAAGGTCGACGTGACCTTCCGCGTGAGCAAGGGCGCACCCGTCTCGATCGGCAAGATCGAGATCACGGGAAACACCAAGACCCGCGACAAGGTCCTCCGTCGCGAGATGAAGATCAACGAGCAGGAGAAGTTCTCCGCGACGAATCTTCGTCGTAGCCGCGATGCGCTGCAGCGGCTGGGGTTCTTCTCCGAGGTGAACGTCACCACGCGAAAGGCCAACGCTCCTGACCAGATCAACGTGCTCGTCGATCTGAAAGAGGGATCGACCGGGTCGTTTAGCGCGGGCGCCGGCTTCAGTTCGGCCGACAGCTTCTTGTTTAACGTGCGTGTGTCGGAGAACAACTTCCTCGGTCGGGGTCTGCGCGTCGTCGCAAACGCCGACATCGGTTCGGTGCGCAGAAACATCTTCCTGTCGGCGACCGATCCCTACTTCCTTGACACGAACCTCCTGATGACGGGCACGCTGTTCACCGCACAGCTGCAGTTCCCCGACTTCACGCGTGAGGCCCTGGGCCTCTCGATTCGAGCCCTCTATCCGTTTGAAGCGCTCGACATCGACCGCGTGCAGCTGCTGCCCTGGACGCCGCCGATCTCCCTCCAGGACACGCGCTTCGGCGTCGAGTACCGGCTCGAGAGGGCGAAGATCTCCGACATCGCGCCGGATGCGCCGCCGAGCATCTTCGCGGCCGAGGGGAGCACCTTCATCTCCTCGATCGCGCCCGGCATCCTGCGCAACACGCTGAACCACGCCTTCGACCCGACCGACGGGTCCTACCAGGACTTCTCGTTCGAATTCGCCGGCCTCGGGGGCGAGACCCGGTTCTTGAAGTTCTCCGGCCGCGGTCGTTGGTTCGTGCCGATCTACAGGATCCCCGGGATCGGCCCGCTCGTGTTCTCGTCCGGTGGGCGGGTCGCTTGGGGACTCGGCGAAGAGGGGATCTCCGGCAAGGAGATTCCGCTCATCGATCGCTACTTCCCAGGTGGCATCAATACCGTCCGCGGCTACGAAATTCGGTCCCTGGGACCGCGTGAGAGCACCTTCAGCCCGCAAGGGGCGGAGATCAACAACCAGCCCGTCGGTGGTACGAACCAGCTGATCGTCCAGACCGAGGTCATCTTCCCGCTTTTCCAGGAAGTGGGCCTGCGGGGCGTAGCATTCTTCGATCTGGGCAATGCCTGGCTCCAGGAAGACGGCATCGACGTCGGGAACTTGCGCTATTCGACAGGGCTCGGCATTCGTTGGCTCTCGCCCTTTGGACCGTTACGGATCGAGTTCGGCGTCCCGCTGAACCCGAAAGAGAACGAAGAGAAGCAGCCGATCCAATTCTCGTTCGGCGCTCCCCTTTGAGTTGCCCGCACCCCAAAGTGGCGCGTGGAGGAGTTATGAGCATGCGAGCATTGAAATGGATCGTCCCTGTCGTCGCTTTGGCCCTCACGTGGGCGGCGCCGGCGCTTGCCGAAGACGCCGCGACGTCGGTTCGAATCGGCTACGTCGACCTTCAGAAGGCCCTGATGGAGTCCAAGGCCGGCAAGAAGGCAAAGGCTGATTTCAAGGTGCGGGTCGACAAGCTGGAGAAGCGCCTGCAGGGGAAGAAGACCGAGCTCGAGAAGATGAAGGAAGATCTCGAGCGCCGGGCCGTCGTGATGCGCGAGGAAGAGCGCCGGAAGCTCGCAGATGAGTTCGAGCGCAAGCGTCTCGATCTGAAGCTCGACTTCGAGGACTCGCAGGCGGAGCTCCAGAAGAAGGATCAGGAGCTGACGGGTACGATCGTCACGAGCCTTCAGGCGATCATCAAGGAGATCGGCGACTCGAAGGGTTACACGCTGATCCTCGAGTTGGGGTCGAGCCCGGTACTGTACTTCAAGTCGTCCGACGACATCACTGCCGAGGTCCTCAAGAAGTTCGACGCCCGCTCGTAACGAGGGGACGAGCAGAGCCTCCATGCTGTCGGGACGAGACATCTCGCGGCTCTTGCCGCATCGGTACCCGTTCCTACTCGTCGACCGCGTAGTCGAGTTCGAGGCGGACCGCCGCATCGTCGCGGTGAAGAACGTGACGCTCAACGAGCCGCACTTCAGCGGGCACTTCCCGGACCGTCCGATCATGCCGGGGGTCCTGTTGTGCGAGGCGATGGCGCAGGCGGGCGGGTTGCTCGTTCAGGGCACGCACCGAGGTGGCCTGTCCGTCGACATGGATGACGACGGCGAGGGCTTGTTCCTCGTGCTGACCGGGCTCGACAATGTGAAGTTTCGCCGGCAGGTGCTCCCCGGGGATCAGGTTCAGCTCGAGGTCACTCTTCAGCGCAAGCATCGCCCGCTGTGGAAGATGCGGGGGGTGGCGTCCGTCGATGGGCAAGTCGTCGCGCAGGCCGACCTTTCCGCCGTCGAAGTCGAGTCCGAGGCGGCGGCGGGCGAGCCCGTTGCGCCTGCACCGCGCACTCAGATTCATTCGACGGCCATCGTTTCGGTGGGTGCCGAGCTCGAGGCGGGCGTTGAGGTGGGGCCGCAGGCGTTCATCGGGCCGCGGGTGCGCATCGGTCGTGGAACGAAGGTGCAGCATCACGCGCACATCGACGGCTGCACCACCTTGGGCGTCCACAACCAGGTCTTCCCGTACGCGGTTGTGGGGTCGGTTCCCCAGGACATGAAGTACGCCGGCGAAGACAGCCGTCTGACCATCGGCGACCGCAATCGGATCCGAGAGTTCGCAACCTTGTCTCTGGGCACCGAGGGGGGCGGTATGGAGACGACGATCGGCGACGACAATCTCTTCATGAACTACAGCCACGTGGGGCACGACTGTCACATCGGGAGTCACGCGATTCTCGTGAACTCGTCAGCCCTCGCCGGGCACATCGACATCGGTGATTTCGCGATCGTGTCCGGGCTCTCGGCAATCGCACAGTTCGTGCGGGTGGGCGAGTCCGCGTTCATCGGCGGTGGCTCGATGGTGGTGATGGACGTCCCGCCTTACTGTATGGCGAACGGCAACCGGGCCGAGTTGAAGGGCCTGAACCAGGTCGGTCTCGAGCGACGCGGAATCACGGCCGATCAGGTCCGCGAGTTGAAGCGTGCCTACAAGTTGCTGTTCTCCTCCAAGATGCGAGTCGCGGAGGCCGTCAAGGCGGTGCACAAGGAACTTGCGGACTCGGCTCCCGCGAAGGCCATGGCGGAGTTCGTCGCCGCGAGCGAGCGTGGCGTGACCCGGCCCTGAGCCGAGCCGCCTGAGGAGTTCTAGTGGAACGGACGGGTGGATCTCCCGAACCGTTGGGTCTGATCGCAGGCAACGGAATTTTCCCGCAACTGGTCGCGGCCGGTGCCCGCGACGCCGGGGTCCCGGTGGTCGCGGTGGCGCACCACGGGGAGACGGAAGACGGGCTCGAGGCCGTGGTGCAGGAATGCACGTGGGTGCGCGTCGGCGAGCTCGGGAAGATCATCAAGGTCTTCAAAAAGGCCGGTTGCACGCGTGCCGTCATGGCCGGAGGCCTGGCCAAGGTGAAGCTCCTGGGCGGCGTGCGTCCCGATTTTCGGGGCGCGGCGTTCCTCGCGAAGACGCGGAGCGTTCACGACGACAAGCTCCTGCGCGGGATCGCCGCAGAGTTGGAAGCGGACGGGATCACGGTGATCCCGTCGACCGAGTATCTTCCGGAGCTGCTTCCGCCGCCGGGCGTTCTCACGCGCAAGAAGCCCCGTCGGAAGGAGCGCGAAGACATCGCGTTCGGTCGGCAGGTCGCGAAAGTCACCGGGGGGTTCGAGATCGGCCAGACGGTCGTGGTTCGCAACGGGCTCGTCCTCGCCATCGAAGCCGTCGAGGGAACCGATGCGGCCGTCCGCCGCGGCGGCGAGTTGGGTCGCGGCGGCGCCGTCGTGGTGAAGGCGAGCAAGCCCGGGCAGGACCTGCGATTCGACGTGCCGGCGGTCGGACCCAATACGATCGAACTGATGAACGAGGTCGGTGCGAAGGTATTGGCCGTCGAGGCCGGGCGCACGCTCTTACTCGAGCGCGACAAGTTGATCGCCAAAGCCGACGCCGCTGGTATCGTCGTGGTGGCATTTGATCCGGAGGAAGACACATGAACGGGTCGGGTGGACTTCGTGCGGCAGTGGTCGGTGCGGGCTACCTCGGGACGTTTCACGCCGAGAAGTATGCGGCGCTGGAAGACTGCGAACTCGTCGGCGTCGCCGACATCGATCTCGGGCGCGCGACGGCGTTGGCGGACCGGCTCGGTTGTCGCGCCGTTCAGGACATCGGCGAACTCATCGGCGAGATCGACTGCGCGAGTGTAGTGGTCCCGACGACGCACCACGAGAGCATCGCCACGCGGCTGCTGAAAGCTGGTGTTGATTGCCTCGTCGAGAAGCCGCTCGCGACGAACACCGAGCAGGCGGCGAACCTCGTCGCGCTGGCGAATGCGCTGGGGCGGATTCTCCAGGTCGGCCATCTCGAGCGCTTCAATCCGGCGCTGACTCGGCTGGCGAGTGAGATCACGGCGCCGCGCTTCCTGGAGTGCCATCGGCTCGCGCCGTTCACCGAGCGCGGTGCGGACGTCGACGTCGTCCGTGACCTGATGATCCACGACCTCGACCTCGTGCGCTTGCTCGTGCCGCACGAGATCACGTCGCTGGAAGCCGTGGGCGTGCCCGTCGTCACGAACAAACCCGACATCGCGAACGTCCGCCTCCGCTTCGACGGCGGCGGAATCGCGAACATCACGGCGAGCCGCGTTTCTCTCAAGCGCGAGCGGAAGCTGCGCCTCTTTCAGACGGACACCTACCTCACGATCGATCTCGGCGAGCGTTCGGTTCGAATTGCCCGCCGAACGCCGGGCACGACCGGCGTTGCCGGCGTCAAGTGGGAGCAGATCGACCTCGCCGAGGCGGATGCGCTCGATGCGGAGATTCGCGCGTTCGTCGCGTCGGTTCGAACCCGTTCGCGGCCGGCCGTAACCGGGGAAGACGGGCTCGCGGCCCTCGAGCTGTGCGAGAGAATCCTCGCCGTGATGGAGTCCGAGTGAGCGCGCGCGTTCTGCTGGTCGCCGGGGAAGCCTCCGGAGACCTGCGCGGCGCAGAGTTGGTTCGCGAGCTTCGGGCGCTCGTGCCCGAGGTCGAGGTCTCCGGTGTCGGCGGCGAGCGTCTGCGGGCAGCAGGGATGCACATCACCGTTCCCGCCTCCGACCTCTCGATCATGGGCTTCACCGAAGTCACCTCGCGCGCCGCGACGATCGTGCGCTCCTATCGACGGCTCCGCGACGAGATTCTCGGGCGAGGGCCGTCCGGTCGGAAGCCCGACCTGGTGGTCCTGATCGATTTTCCGGATTTCAATCTGCGGCTCGCCGCGGTGGCGAAGCGCGTGGGAGTTCCCGTCTTCTACTACGTGAGCCCGCAGGTCTGGGCGTGGCGGCGCTATCGCATCAAGACGCTCGCGCGCAGGGTGGATCGGCTCGCCGTCGTCTTCCCCTTTGAAGAAGAACTTTATCGCGGTCTCGCCGACGTCACCTTCGTGGGCCATCCGGCGCTCACTACGGTGCACTCCACCCGGTCTCGTGAGGAGACGCGAGAGGTTCTGGGCGTCGAGGACGGCAAGCAGCTCGTCGCGATCCTGCCGGGGAGCCGCCAGGCGGAGGTGCGAGAACTGCTTCCGCCGATGCGCGGATCCCTCGAGCTCCTCTCGGCCCCGGTGCACGGTGTGGTGGCCCTCGCCGACGAGAGTCTGCGCACCACCGTCGAGGAGCTGGCGCCGGACCTGCCCCGAGTCGTGGATGAGACCTACGATCTCGTGGCAGCCGCCGATCTTGTCCTCGTGGCTTCGGGGAGTGCGTCTCTCGAGACGGCTCTCCTCGGGCGGCCCATGGTGATTTGCTACCGGCTGTCGGGCTTCAGCTATGCGGTCGCTCGTGCGTTGGTCCGGGTCC belongs to Candidatus Binatia bacterium and includes:
- the bamA gene encoding outer membrane protein assembly factor BamA, encoding MKTRRSLTVLGVVLVLCLGLLAFAGEAAAQAFPRVKSITIADNTRVDEHAIRVHIASKAGVPINLPQLDADLRSVYGMGFFDDVQIEVEQTPGANQVDVIFRVVERPLIRDVTINGDSEVKEEELEEALGVRGRTIYDPEKVRRGVEQARGLFEKEGYLDVTITPEVQPTGTGDVDLVYQIEQGEAIRVGEILFEGNENFSDRELKAIMATKEAWFLSWIFDSGTLNREDLKTDMERVTAFYFDHGYVNVKLGKPEVTRDGNELIITTKVEEGEPYDFGEIRFAGDYQEDILTVENLQKSIEAQQGDVFRSSLLRTDVERLTDIYGDLGYAFTNVEPETLIRPDEKKVDVTFRVSKGAPVSIGKIEITGNTKTRDKVLRREMKINEQEKFSATNLRRSRDALQRLGFFSEVNVTTRKANAPDQINVLVDLKEGSTGSFSAGAGFSSADSFLFNVRVSENNFLGRGLRVVANADIGSVRRNIFLSATDPYFLDTNLLMTGTLFTAQLQFPDFTREALGLSIRALYPFEALDIDRVQLLPWTPPISLQDTRFGVEYRLERAKISDIAPDAPPSIFAAEGSTFISSIAPGILRNTLNHAFDPTDGSYQDFSFEFAGLGGETRFLKFSGRGRWFVPIYRIPGIGPLVFSSGGRVAWGLGEEGISGKEIPLIDRYFPGGINTVRGYEIRSLGPRESTFSPQGAEINNQPVGGTNQLIVQTEVIFPLFQEVGLRGVAFFDLGNAWLQEDGIDVGNLRYSTGLGIRWLSPFGPLRIEFGVPLNPKENEEKQPIQFSFGAPL
- a CDS encoding OmpH family outer membrane protein — translated: MRALKWIVPVVALALTWAAPALAEDAATSVRIGYVDLQKALMESKAGKKAKADFKVRVDKLEKRLQGKKTELEKMKEDLERRAVVMREEERRKLADEFERKRLDLKLDFEDSQAELQKKDQELTGTIVTSLQAIIKEIGDSKGYTLILELGSSPVLYFKSSDDITAEVLKKFDARS
- the lpxA gene encoding acyl-ACP--UDP-N-acetylglucosamine O-acyltransferase, whose amino-acid sequence is MLSGRDISRLLPHRYPFLLVDRVVEFEADRRIVAVKNVTLNEPHFSGHFPDRPIMPGVLLCEAMAQAGGLLVQGTHRGGLSVDMDDDGEGLFLVLTGLDNVKFRRQVLPGDQVQLEVTLQRKHRPLWKMRGVASVDGQVVAQADLSAVEVESEAAAGEPVAPAPRTQIHSTAIVSVGAELEAGVEVGPQAFIGPRVRIGRGTKVQHHAHIDGCTTLGVHNQVFPYAVVGSVPQDMKYAGEDSRLTIGDRNRIREFATLSLGTEGGGMETTIGDDNLFMNYSHVGHDCHIGSHAILVNSSALAGHIDIGDFAIVSGLSAIAQFVRVGESAFIGGGSMVVMDVPPYCMANGNRAELKGLNQVGLERRGITADQVRELKRAYKLLFSSKMRVAEAVKAVHKELADSAPAKAMAEFVAASERGVTRP
- the lpxI gene encoding UDP-2,3-diacylglucosamine diphosphatase LpxI (LpxI, functionally equivalent to LpxH, replaces it in LPS biosynthesis in a minority of bacteria.) translates to MERTGGSPEPLGLIAGNGIFPQLVAAGARDAGVPVVAVAHHGETEDGLEAVVQECTWVRVGELGKIIKVFKKAGCTRAVMAGGLAKVKLLGGVRPDFRGAAFLAKTRSVHDDKLLRGIAAELEADGITVIPSTEYLPELLPPPGVLTRKKPRRKEREDIAFGRQVAKVTGGFEIGQTVVVRNGLVLAIEAVEGTDAAVRRGGELGRGGAVVVKASKPGQDLRFDVPAVGPNTIELMNEVGAKVLAVEAGRTLLLERDKLIAKADAAGIVVVAFDPEEDT
- a CDS encoding Gfo/Idh/MocA family oxidoreductase, whose amino-acid sequence is MNGSGGLRAAVVGAGYLGTFHAEKYAALEDCELVGVADIDLGRATALADRLGCRAVQDIGELIGEIDCASVVVPTTHHESIATRLLKAGVDCLVEKPLATNTEQAANLVALANALGRILQVGHLERFNPALTRLASEITAPRFLECHRLAPFTERGADVDVVRDLMIHDLDLVRLLVPHEITSLEAVGVPVVTNKPDIANVRLRFDGGGIANITASRVSLKRERKLRLFQTDTYLTIDLGERSVRIARRTPGTTGVAGVKWEQIDLAEADALDAEIRAFVASVRTRSRPAVTGEDGLAALELCERILAVMESE
- the lpxB gene encoding lipid-A-disaccharide synthase, translated to MSARVLLVAGEASGDLRGAELVRELRALVPEVEVSGVGGERLRAAGMHITVPASDLSIMGFTEVTSRAATIVRSYRRLRDEILGRGPSGRKPDLVVLIDFPDFNLRLAAVAKRVGVPVFYYVSPQVWAWRRYRIKTLARRVDRLAVVFPFEEELYRGLADVTFVGHPALTTVHSTRSREETREVLGVEDGKQLVAILPGSRQAEVRELLPPMRGSLELLSAPVHGVVALADESLRTTVEELAPDLPRVVDETYDLVAAADLVLVASGSASLETALLGRPMVICYRLSGFSYAVARALVRVPFFGMPNLVLHKRAVPELLQSQVTPERIAAEARLILDDPARGAEIEEDLRQVRARLGKPGAAGRAAKIAADMMFVGSAGLR